The Enterobacter huaxiensis sequence AAAAATTTATTGGTCGTCTTTACAAAACTCCGGAATTATTCAACGGCCATGAGCTTTCGGTATTCGTCCCAGGCATACAAATCCGTCATACCGCTGATATAGTCCTGGATAAGACGACAGCGATAATAATATTCCAGTACCGGCCATTCGGCAGACCGTCTGTCCAGTTTACCGATCGCTTCGACATACGCCAGGCGATGGCGTGTCGACAATTTCTGATAAAGCCGGGATTCTATCGGCAGTCGCCGCACGCGCTCGTTCTCCACCAGCTCGCTAAACTCCTCGACGGATAATTGCAGCAGAGGAGCATAAATGTCCAGTAACCCGCTGATTACCCGATATCCCTGTAATTCTAACTGCTCAACGTCCGGATGGCTAAACACGTGCCGCATTGCGACGTGTTTATAGAGTTCAAGAAGCTGGCTAAAGCTGCTGTCGTCTTCCAGCAGCGCGTGATTAAATTCTCCGCTGAAAACCAGCGGTAAATTATCAATAAAACGCGAGGCCGCATATGGCACCAGTTTATTTAATGTGTTGACCCGTAAATACATAAAGAACTGATCTTCAGTGCTGCGGCTTAATGAATTGGATCGAGATTTTTCCCAGGCATTTTCGACAACCTGAGCAAACAACGACCCTTTTTCATGCGGGCCCCAGGCATCATAAAGATGCTGATAAAGTTCCTCGACGCTGAATATTCTTTTCTCAACGGCGTCTTCCAGATCAGCAACGCAATAGGAAATGTCGTCGGCGGCTTCCATAATCCAGGTTAAGGGAAAGCGACCGTGCGGTGCCAGGGAGAGTTCTTTGCGTAGCCGGTCAATATAGGCTTCTTCTGAGAGGTAATAGCCCGGTTTTTTCATCAAATAGCTGTGTGATGCGGGCGTTTCCCCCATCCACCAGGCGGGTCGCGTATATTTAAGAATGCAGCCCACCTGCGCCCACGTCAGGTTCATTCGCATCAGGGAATGCACCAGGCGGATCCCCTGGGCGTTGCCTTCAAAATGGCAGAGATCCTGACGCACCTTGCGGCGCAGATCGTTTACTCCTTCCTCCCCTTCCCGCAGGCGTAAATCCCGCACCACGCAGCGGTCATCGCTGAGCGGCTGGCTTTTGGCATCCAGCGGGAAAAGTCGCTGCCTGAACCAGTCGTTAATCGCGGCTTCACCGAAATGACCAAAGGGCGGATTGCCGATATCGTGCATCAGACAGGCCATCTCAACGATGCTTTCGAACGGCCCGGTCAGTTCGTCCAGACCGTAGGTTTCCAGCAGCCGCTGCTCTTTGAGGCGGCTCAAAATCTCTTTAGCAATATAACGGCCGACCTGCTGAACTTCCATTGAATGGGTTAAACGCGTGCGCACCGCAGCATTACGCTCCAGCGGAAACACCTGGGTCTTTTGCTGTAGCCGACGAATGGCCGGCGAGTTTATGATTCGCCCGCGATCGCTCTCAAAAATACGCAGGATCTCATGTTCATTTTTTTCGCCTTGAGGCGAACGGAAACGTCGGTGCCAGTTAATTTTGGTGCGAAAATCGATTGGTGCCATGTGCTCCCCCGCGTGAGAATGCGTTTCCCCTTAACCGCATGATAGACTATGCATCTTAACAAGGCACATCGCGAGTAAATCTATGAAAATCGGCATTATTGGTGCAATGGAAGAAGAAGTTACGCTGCTGCGTGACAAAATTGAGAACCGTCAGACCCTGTCACTGGGTGGCTGCGAGATCTATACCGGCCAGCTGAACGGTGTCGACGTTGCTCTGCTGAAATCAGGCATCGGTAAAGTGGCGGCTGCACTGGGCGCAACCCTGTTGCTCGAACGCTGCAAGCCAGACGTGATCATCAACACCGGTTCTGCGGGTGGCCTGGCGCCGACGCTGAAAGTGGGTGATATCGTCGTTTCCGATGAAGCACGTTACCACGACGCAGACGTGACCGCGTTTGGCTATGAATACGGTCAGCTTCCGGGCTGCCCGGCAGGGTTTAAAGCAGACGATAAGCTCGTTGCGGCAGCAGAAACCTGCATCGCTGAGTTAAACCTGAATGCGGTGCGCGGCCTGATTGTCAGCGGTGATGCCTTTATCAACGGCTCCGTTGGCCTGGCGAAAATCCGTCACAACTTCCCGCAGGCGGTTGCCGTTGAGATGGAAGCGACCGCGATTGCTCATGTTTGCCACAACTTCCAGGTTCCGTTCGTGGTGGTTCGCGCCATCTCCGACGTGGCTGACCAGCAGTCCCACCTGAGCTTTGACGAGTTCCTGGCCGTCGCGGCCAAGCAGTCTACCGTGATGGTAGAAAGCCTGGTGCAGAAACTGGCGCGTGGCTAAACCCATCCTGAGGGCGCTTGCCGCCCTGCTTCTGCTCGCACCGGCATGGCTTTTTGCCGTGCCGCGTGTGATTACCCTCTCCCCCGCCAACACCGAGCTGGCCTTTGCCGCCGGGATCACGCCCGTTGGCGTTAGCAGCTTTTCAGACTACCCGCCGCAGGCCGCGGGCATTGAACAGGTGTCGACATGGCAAGGGATGAACCTTGAGCGCATCGTGGCGCTTAAGCCCGACCTCGTGCTGGCCTGGCGCGGTGGAAACGCGGAGCGGCAGGTTAACCAGCTCAGCTCGCTGGGCATCAAGGTAATGTGGGTAGATGCGGTGAGTATTGAGCAAGTCGCTCACGCGCTGCGCGCGCTCGCCCCCTATAGCCCGACGCCGGAAAAAGCCGAACAGGCAGCGCTGCAGATGCTCAGTGACGCTGCCGCCCTGAAAACGCGGTACGACACCCCCACAAAAAAGCGCGTATTCCTGCAGTTTGGCAGCCAGCCGCTGTTTACCACCGGGCAGGGCTCTATTCAAAACCAGGTCCTGGAGATCTGCGGGGGCGAGAATATCTTCGCCGCCAGCCGGGTCCCGTGGCCGCAGGTTAGTCGGGAACAGGTTCTGGCCCGCCAGCCGCAGGCTATCGTGGTGGTCGGAAGTGCGAGCGAGATTCCTAAAGTTGAACAATTCTGGCAAAGCCAGCTAAAAATACCGGTAATACCCCTTAACAGCGACTGGTTTGAACGCGCCAGCCCGCGTATTATCCTCGCCGCTAAACAGCTCTGTGCCGCACTGGCAGAGAGTCACTAACAGTTACCTACCCCCTTTCGAGGATTTAACGATGCTCGTTTATTGGCTGGATATTCTTGGCACAGCCGTTTTTGCTATCTCCGGCGTTTTGCTCGCCGGAAAACTGCGCATGGATCCGTTTGGCGTGCTGGTGCTTGGCGTTGTGACGGCGGTGGGCGGCGGAACGATCCGCGATATGGCGCTGGCGCATGGTCCGGTATTTTGGGTTAAAGATCCGACGGATCTGGTGGTGGCGATGGTCACCTGCCTGTTAACGATTGTCCTGGTTCGACAGCCTCGCAGATTGCCGAAATGGATACTGCCGGTCCTGGACGCCGTGGGTCTGGCGGTGTTTGTCGGCATTGGGGTGAATAAAGCCTTTAACGCGGGAACGGGCCCCATGGTCGCGATCTGCATGGGCGTGCTAACCGGCGTCGGCGGCGGGATTATCCGTGACATTCTGGCGCGCGAGGTGCCCATGATCCTGCGCACCGAAATCTACGCCACGGCCTGTATCGTTGGCGGCATTGTCCACGCCACGGCTTATTACACCTTTGCGGTTCCGCTGGAGAATGCCGCGATGCTGGGAATGGTCGTCACGCTGGGGATACGTTTAGCGGCGATACGCTGGCACCTGAAGCTGCCGACGTTTGCGCTGGATGACAGGTAAACGCAAAACGGTAACCGCAAGGTTACCGTTTTTAGTCTTTTCTCCCTCTCCCTGTGGGAGAGGGCCGGGATGAGGGCATCAGCCCGCACCTCTTAAATACTGAACGAAGAGCCACACCCGCAGGTGCTTGTCGCGTTCGGGTTCGTCACCACAAAGCGCGAACCTTCCAGACCTTCGGTGTAATCAACCGCACCGCCCACCAGATATTGCAGGCTCATCGGGTCAACCACCAGCGCGACGCCCTGCTTCTCGATAGTCATATCACCATCGTTGATCTGGTCGTCAAAGGTAAAACCATACTGGAAGCCGCTGCAGCCACCACCGGTAATATATACACGCAGTTTCAGATCCGGATTGTCTTCGTCGGCAATCAGGACTTTCACTTTTTTGGCTGCTGCTTCGGTAAATTCGAGCGGCACTGCTACTACGTCATCACTCATTTTATGCTCCCATGAATACTGCTTACTGCAATTGGGTAAAAATCACCCAATTCTTTTTTTCATTATCTAATACCCTGGTAATTCATTCAAGTATTCTGCGACGCGGCTTGGTCTGCATCCTGCTTCGCCAGGGTGCGGGCAAGAATGGTGGAGTATAGCGGTTTTCCACCCAGGAATTGGGCTAATAGTGTCGCGCCAAGACAGGTAATGATCATTGGCAATATGAGCTGATAATTGTCGGTCATCTCCAGAACCAGTACAATCCCGGTCAGCGGCGCGCGCAGGGAGGCGGCCAGAAGCGCTCCCATTCCGGCAATGGCAAACGTACCGGCATCAAGGTGATACGTGGGAAAACCCGCCTCTGCGGCCATGCCAAAGGCCGTACCCAGTAAGGTACCGAGCGCCAGCATCGGCGCGAAGATCCCGCCCGGTGCGCCGGAAGAGAAGCAGAGCACCGTAGTGATCACGCGGGAAATAAACAGGAACAGCAGCAGGCCGACGCTGAAATTGCCCGCCGCCGCAATGGGGATCAACCCGAACCCACCGCCTGTCGCATTGGGCTCAATCAGGCCGATGATGCCGCACATCCCGCCCAGCAGGCCGCCCACCAGCACCCATCGGGTTGTATTACCGCCGTGAATACGCTGGAACATATCCTGAGCGCGCAGGATCAGCGTATTAAACAGCGGCCCGACAATGCCAAACACCATGC is a genomic window containing:
- the mtnN gene encoding 5'-methylthioadenosine/S-adenosylhomocysteine nucleosidase; translated protein: MKIGIIGAMEEEVTLLRDKIENRQTLSLGGCEIYTGQLNGVDVALLKSGIGKVAAALGATLLLERCKPDVIINTGSAGGLAPTLKVGDIVVSDEARYHDADVTAFGYEYGQLPGCPAGFKADDKLVAAAETCIAELNLNAVRGLIVSGDAFINGSVGLAKIRHNFPQAVAVEMEATAIAHVCHNFQVPFVVVRAISDVADQQSHLSFDEFLAVAAKQSTVMVESLVQKLARG
- a CDS encoding TRIC cation channel family protein, encoding MLVYWLDILGTAVFAISGVLLAGKLRMDPFGVLVLGVVTAVGGGTIRDMALAHGPVFWVKDPTDLVVAMVTCLLTIVLVRQPRRLPKWILPVLDAVGLAVFVGIGVNKAFNAGTGPMVAICMGVLTGVGGGIIRDILAREVPMILRTEIYATACIVGGIVHATAYYTFAVPLENAAMLGMVVTLGIRLAAIRWHLKLPTFALDDR
- the btuF gene encoding vitamin B12 ABC transporter substrate-binding protein BtuF, which gives rise to MAKPILRALAALLLLAPAWLFAVPRVITLSPANTELAFAAGITPVGVSSFSDYPPQAAGIEQVSTWQGMNLERIVALKPDLVLAWRGGNAERQVNQLSSLGIKVMWVDAVSIEQVAHALRALAPYSPTPEKAEQAALQMLSDAAALKTRYDTPTKKRVFLQFGSQPLFTTGQGSIQNQVLEICGGENIFAASRVPWPQVSREQVLARQPQAIVVVGSASEIPKVEQFWQSQLKIPVIPLNSDWFERASPRIILAAKQLCAALAESH
- the erpA gene encoding iron-sulfur cluster insertion protein ErpA, coding for MSDDVVAVPLEFTEAAAKKVKVLIADEDNPDLKLRVYITGGGCSGFQYGFTFDDQINDGDMTIEKQGVALVVDPMSLQYLVGGAVDYTEGLEGSRFVVTNPNATSTCGCGSSFSI
- the dgt gene encoding dGTPase, producing the protein MAPIDFRTKINWHRRFRSPQGEKNEHEILRIFESDRGRIINSPAIRRLQQKTQVFPLERNAAVRTRLTHSMEVQQVGRYIAKEILSRLKEQRLLETYGLDELTGPFESIVEMACLMHDIGNPPFGHFGEAAINDWFRQRLFPLDAKSQPLSDDRCVVRDLRLREGEEGVNDLRRKVRQDLCHFEGNAQGIRLVHSLMRMNLTWAQVGCILKYTRPAWWMGETPASHSYLMKKPGYYLSEEAYIDRLRKELSLAPHGRFPLTWIMEAADDISYCVADLEDAVEKRIFSVEELYQHLYDAWGPHEKGSLFAQVVENAWEKSRSNSLSRSTEDQFFMYLRVNTLNKLVPYAASRFIDNLPLVFSGEFNHALLEDDSSFSQLLELYKHVAMRHVFSHPDVEQLELQGYRVISGLLDIYAPLLQLSVEEFSELVENERVRRLPIESRLYQKLSTRHRLAYVEAIGKLDRRSAEWPVLEYYYRCRLIQDYISGMTDLYAWDEYRKLMAVE